The Lachnospiraceae bacterium KM106-2 nucleotide sequence GAGATTGAAAAAAGTCTTCTAAATAGTACTCTGGATATTGCCATTGTAGAAGGAAATGTTAATAGTGAAGAGCTGATCGTAACTCCGCTTCATCAAGATCGGTTAGTGATATTCGCAACGAAGGAGCATCCCCTTGCATCGAGAAAAGAAGTCTCTATTTATGATTTAGATGGAATGGATCTACTTGTAAGAGAAGAAGGAAGCAGTGCTAGAATCCTTTTAGAACAAGTACTGCACCAACATCAGGTTACCGTGAACCGGAAGTGGTGCAGTACAAATACAGATACCATTAAAAATGGTGTAATTCACGGACAGGGCTTGGGAGTTCTGTCAGAATTAGTAATTGAAGAAGAAGTAAAGCAAGGCAAATTGGTAGTCCTCCCAGTGAAGGAGTTCCATGTGCTGCGAAGTGTTAATTTAGTGTATCATAAAAAGAAATATAGAAGTAACCAGCTGAATGCGTTTATAGCAACATGTAAGCAATGGTTCCAATAAGGCCAGATCCGAAGATTACTAAAATCGGACTGGCCTTAAATTTTCTTAAGGCAAGAAAACTTCCGAGGAAGAGTAAACCTTCAATGATCCGAAAATCGTTTAATACGATGGCTGATTTTTCTGCTTCAAATAAAGCTAAACTAAGAATGGAGATACCAGCACAACTGATCAAAGCAACGACAGCTGGGCGAAGGCTTCCTAGTATAGTTTGAACTCCCTTGAAGTTACGGTATTTATAATAAAAGTATGCCAGCAACAGGCAGATGATAAAACTTGGGATGATACAACCAAGGGTACAGATCAAGGCACCTGGGAGTCCGGCCAGTCTAGTACCTACAAAGGTTGCAGAGTTAATGGAAATTGGCCCGGGTGTCATTTCTGCGATTGTTATCAAGTCAGCAAACTCTCCCATTGTCATAAGGTGATGGACTTCAACAATTTGATTCTTGATCAGTGGAATTGCGGCATAACCACCACCCACACTAAAAAGTCCGACTTTAAGAAAGCTTAAGAATAGTTTGAATATTAGCATGTCTGTTTTTTATCCTTTCTTAAATCAATTAATAATAAAACGATGCCGATGACAACGCACATTAATATGACATTCATGGCACTGATGCCGAAGAAATAAGTCATGATAAATGCGATAAACATTAGGCTGATATGAAGAATGCTCTTTGTCTTACATACATTTGCGGCTAGTTTTAGTACTACGTCAAAAATAACGGCAGCAACGCCGGCGCGCATTACTTGAAGAGCAAGTGCTACATATTGATTAGAACGAAATTGTTCATAGAAAGTTGAAATCACAGAGATGATAATAAGGGGAGGGAGAGCCGTTCCAATTACCGCAACCAATGATCCCATAAGTCCAGCCATACGATAACCTAAGATTACACTTGCATTGATTGGAATCGGTCCCGGACTTGAACTTGCGATTCCTGTAATATCAAGCATTTCGCCTTCATCAAGCCATCCTAGCTTTTCTACAAATTCTTTTTTCATCAGAGATACGATGACGAAACCACCACCGAAGGTACATGCGCTTAGCATGAATGTTGTTTTAAATAATGTCCATAAGATATGTGTTTTAGATGTACTTTTTTGATTCATATGTTCTCCTTTCAAAACCTAAGTTGAATTGTAGCGAAATTGCAACTATCTGTAAAATATATATAAATTATCAAAGATATAGGTAAATGCTTATAGGTTACAAATGAGGAGGAAAAAGAATAAATAGAGTGGAGAAAATTACCAAAATACGTGATATAATAGATTGTAAAAGTAATCTATATTCGCTAATAGGAGGTAGATATTTTGTTAAATCATGATAATTTTGTACCAGACGAGGAATTTATCGACGCCGATTATATTGATCGAGTGTTGGAGGATGCGAAGAATACACCAAAAGAGGAAATAAAAAGAATATTGGATAAGGCAGAGGCGTTTGAAGGATTAAGTCATGAAGAAGTAGCAGCTTTATTAGAGGATGAGGATCCTGATGATCTAGAAAGAGTCTATGAGATCGCAGGTAAGATCAAGAAACATATTTATGGTGATCGTATTGTTATGTTTGCCCCATTATATATTAGCGATTACTGTGTTAACAGCTG carries:
- a CDS encoding transcriptional regulator, LysR family, producing the protein MTIRHLEIFVAVADCNSMSKAAKQLYVSQPSVSQVIQEIEGTYGVRLFERLNGKLFITDNGRKLLQSARHLVKNFQEMEQEMYQSGKKPTLSIGGTVSVGACLLSNLIEQYEQDYEEAKVTIVVNNITEIEKSLLNSTLDIAIVEGNVNSEELIVTPLHQDRLVIFATKEHPLASRKEVSIYDLDGMDLLVREEGSSARILLEQVLHQHQVTVNRKWCSTNTDTIKNGVIHGQGLGVLSELVIEEEVKQGKLVVLPVKEFHVLRSVNLVYHKKKYRSNQLNAFIATCKQWFQ
- a CDS encoding chromate transport protein; the encoded protein is MLIFKLFLSFLKVGLFSVGGGYAAIPLIKNQIVEVHHLMTMGEFADLITIAEMTPGPISINSATFVGTRLAGLPGALICTLGCIIPSFIICLLLAYFYYKYRNFKGVQTILGSLRPAVVALISCAGISILSLALFEAEKSAIVLNDFRIIEGLLFLGSFLALRKFKASPILVIFGSGLIGTIAYMLL
- a CDS encoding chromate transport protein, giving the protein MNQKSTSKTHILWTLFKTTFMLSACTFGGGFVIVSLMKKEFVEKLGWLDEGEMLDITGIASSSPGPIPINASVILGYRMAGLMGSLVAVIGTALPPLIIISVISTFYEQFRSNQYVALALQVMRAGVAAVIFDVVLKLAANVCKTKSILHISLMFIAFIMTYFFGISAMNVILMCVVIGIVLLLIDLRKDKKQTC